In Juglans microcarpa x Juglans regia isolate MS1-56 chromosome 7D, Jm3101_v1.0, whole genome shotgun sequence, the following are encoded in one genomic region:
- the LOC121238470 gene encoding putative disease resistance protein At3g14460 isoform X3 — protein sequence MAVGELFLAAFLQVLFHRLASPELLDFARRERLEKKLDKWRKTLSTIQKVLDDAEEKELHAEGAAVKEWLDDLKDLAYDVEDILDEFATDVLRRKLKGKNQASTSKVRNLIPAYFSGLTPSAIMLRTRLESNIKDITTRVEDLAARKEKLNLRQNVDRRSEKIRVTVLAPTSLPNEVVYGRDEDKKALLDLLLSQGSSDKVSVIPIVGMGGIGKTTLAQFVYNDEEVKSLFHLRAWTCVSEDFDAIRVTKEILKSLSHGSNDDNNLDLLQIKLSEALKGKKFLVILDDLWNEDYHHWTILLAPFKAGAPGSVVIITTRNRDISRMAGTTQAYQLDLLSNDASVSIFTQHALGVEDFSSHAHLKDIGLGIVRKCKGLPLAAKILGGLLRSKQDRDDWEEVLNSEIWNILEEKSGIVPALMFSYYHLPSHLKRCFAYCSILPKDYEFKEKQVVLLWMAEGLIQPQQKGKEMEDLGAKYFHDLLSRSFFQQSSNDKSRFVMHDLINDLAKSVAGNTCFKKARHLSYLGDRFDGFKKFLRGCYLTNYVSLELLPKLRCLRVLSLNGYHITEVSDSIGDMMHLRYLDLSHTHITNLPESTTTLYNLQTLLLECCKYLEKLPSEFGNLVNLRHLNILQARSLKAMPLHIGKLNCLRTLSDFIVGKDCCSGLKELGSLSHLRGTLCISKLENVIEPEDARDMNLSGKPKLDGLSLGWSEDIDDSKDRTSEKEFLNMLQPRNVLKELTITCYGGTEFPTWLNRTSLPNLVFLTIENCKKCTLLPPLGKLASLRVLSIKGMASVKSIGPEICEDGSSQPFRSLETLNFENMEEWENWSPCESFSNLHELSIKNCPKLFGNLPNHLPSLEKVEIDRCWNLVVLVSSFPDRCKIKFEGSEGVVCGREVDFSSLKFEYLSTISVFESRMKVLITMGGLANVQTLEVNGCKELTHLWSNAVGSFPHLPRLRDLSVSGCPKLVSLVAKGQLPPTLEELIIQNCKNIQILVEEDDTNSYGSSGDNNTSLLQVLNISQCPSLKSLISSDELPAALQTLWINSCPELESIAKELHHNSLLKTIGIDNCGNLKSLPTGIHSLSHLSSITIEDNPSLDFLPDGELLPANLTFLHLSSCKKMQAVVNRIHTCTFLQDLRMGKCPCASFPEEGFPTNLTRLSIHDSSIAQGLFEWGLHKITSLKILRICDGSSHLVSFPEMKLPTSLTQLAIDNFPNLKYLSSEGFRNLTSLKHLCILNCEKLASFPKKGLGLPPSLRRLGIVDCKRFTSFSTKCLPLSLLELYIFECPQLEEWCKKDRGREGSTTAHIPFISFDSYTAIW from the exons ATGGCGGTGGGAGAGCTCTTTCTTGCTGCGTTCCTTCAAGTGTTATTTCACCGATTGGCTTCACCCGAGTTGCTGGACTTTGCACGCCGAGAGCGACTTGAAAAAAAGCTGGACAAGTGGCGCAAGACGTTGTCAACGATTCAAAAGGTGCTTGATGATGCAGAGGAGAAGGAATTACATGCTGAGGGTGCTGCAGTAAAAGAGTGGCTGGATGATCTCAAAGACTTGGCCTACGATGTGGAGGACATACTTGATGAGTTTGCCACCGATGTTTTGCGACGCAAATTGAAGGGTAAAAATCAGGCAAGTACTAGTAAGGTACGGAATCTCATCCCTGCTTATTTTAGTGGTTTGACTCCTAGTGCTATTATGTTAAGAACTAGGCTGGAGTCAAATATCAAGGACATCACTACTCGAGTTGAAGATCTAGCGGCACGAAAAGAGAAACTCAATTTGAGACAAAATGTTGACAGGAGGTcagaaaaaataagagtgacAGTACTGGCCCCAACTTCTTTACCGAACGAAGTTGTTTACGGCAGGGACGAAGATAAAAAGGCTTTACTTGATTTATTGCTGAGTCAAGGATCAAGCGATAAAGTTTCTGTGATTCCTATAGTTGGTATGGGGGGTATTGGAAAGACAACCCTTGCCCAGTTTGTATACAACGATGAAGAAGTCAAAAGTTTGTTTCATCTTAGAGCTTGGACTTGTGTTTCTGAAGATTTCGATGCTATCAGGGTCAcgaaagaaattttaaaatctcttaGCCACGGAAGCAATGATGATAATAATCTAGATTtgttacaaatcaaattaagcGAGGCCCTAAAAGGGAAGAAATTTCTAGTCATTCTGGATGATCTTTGGAATGAGGATTATCATCATTGGACAATCCTACTTGCTCCTTTCAAAGCAGGCGCTCCAGGAAGTGTTGTTATTATCACAACTCGCAATCGAGATATTTCAAGAATGGCGGGTACCACTCAAGCTTACCAGCTGGATTTGTTGTCAAATGACGCTTCTGTGTCCATATTTACCCAACATGCCTTGGGGGTGGAAGACTTTTCTTCGCATGCACACCTCAAAGACATTGGTCTGGGAATCGTTCGAAAATGTAAAGGCTTGCCTTTAGCGGCAAAAATACTTGGAGGCCTCTTGCGCTCAAAACAGGACCGTGATGACTGGGAGGAAGTATTGAATAGCGAGATATGGAATATTTTAGAGGAAAAAAGTGGAATCGTTCCAGCTCTTATGTTCAGTTACTACCATCTCCCATCACATTTGAAGAGATGCTTTGCGTACTGTTCTATACTCCCTaaagattatgaatttaaggagAAGCAGGTGGTTCTATTATGGATGGCAGAAGGCTTGATTCAACCgcaacaaaaaggaaaggaaatggaaGATTTGGGTGCAAAGTATTTTCACGATTTGTTGTCAAGGTCATTTTTCCAACAATCCAGCAACGATAAATCTCGATTTGTAATGCATGACCTCATCAACGATTTGGCTAAATCAGTCGCTGGAAATACATGCTTTA AAAAGGCTCGCCATTTGTCTTACCTAGGTGATCGATTTGatggttttaaaaaattt CTTAGGGGGTGTTATTTGACCAATTATGTTTCTCTTGAATTGTTGCCGAAATTACGATGCTTAAGGGTGCTCTCTTTGAACGGTTATCACATAACCGAGGTATCAGATTCAATTGGTGATATGATGCATCTACGGTATCTTGACCTTTCTCACACCCACATCACTAACTTGCCTGAATCAACAACCACACTCTACAATTTACAGACATTGTTGTTAGAATGTTGCAAATATCTAGAGAAACTACCTTCAGAATTTGGGAATCTGGTCAACTTACGCCACCTCAATATTTTACAAGCAAGATCACTAAAAGCAATGCCTTTGCATATAGGCAAATTAAATTGTCTTCGAACGTTGTCTGATTTCATTGTGGGAAAAGATTGTTGTTCGGGGTTAAAGGAGCTAGGGTCTTTGTCGCATCTTCGAGGAACACTCTGCATTTCAAAATTGGAGAATGTGATTGAGCCAGAGGATGCAAGAGACATGAATTTAAGTGGTAAGCCCAAGCTTGATGGGTTGTCATTGGGATGGAGTGAAGACATTGATGACTCAAAGGACAGAACAAGTGAAAAAGAGTTTCTCAACATGCTACAGCCTCGCAACGTTTTGAAAGAACTCACTATTACGTGTTATGGGGGTACAGAATTTCCGACATGGTTAAACCGTACTTCGCTTCCTAATCTGGTGTTCTTGACTATTGAAAATTGTAAAAAGTGCACATTATTGCCACCATTGGGGAAACTTGCATCACTCAGAGTCCTTTCGATCAAGGGGATGGCTAGCGTGAAGAGTATTGGTCCTGAAATTTGTGAGGATGGTTCGTCACAACCTTTTAGATCTTTGGAGACTCTGAATTTCGAGAATATGGAGGAGTGGGAGAACTGGAGTCCTTGTGAATCATTCTCAAACTTACACGAGCTCTCTATAAAAAATTGTCCCAAGCTCTTTGGAAATTTACCAAACCACCTTCCTTCACTTGAAAAGGTTGAGATAGATAGATGTTGGAATTTAGTGGTCTTAGTTTCGAGCTTTCCAGATCgatgcaaaataaaatttgaggGATCCGAAGGGGTGGTGTGCGGAAGAGAAGTTGATTTTAGCTCGCTAAAATTTGAGTATCTTTCAACAATTTCAGTATTTGAATCTCGAATGAAAGTGTTAATTACAATGGGTGGGCTGGCAAATGTACAAACATTAGAGGTTAATGGATGCAAGGAACTGACGCATTTGTGGTCGAATGCGGTGGGATCATTTCCACATCTCCCACGTCTTCGTGATCTGTCGGTTTCTGGTTGTCCAAAACTAGTTTCGTTGGTTGCTAAAGGCCAGCTCCCTCCAACTCTAGAGGAACTAATTATACAGAATTGCAAAAATATTCAGATTTTGGTAGAGGAGGATGACACCAACAGTTATGGCAGTAGCGGTGACAACAACACATCTCTTCTTCAGGTTTTGAACATTTCCCAGTGTCCCTCCCTCAAATCCCTAATATCAAGCGATGAATTACCTGCAGCACTTCAAACATTATGGATTAATTCATGTCCAGAGCTAGAGTCAATAGCTAAGGAACTACATCATAATTCATTGCTTAAAACCATTGGCATTGATAATTGTGGAAATCTTAAATCCTTACCCACTGGCATACACAGTCTCAGCCATCTAAGCAGTATTACGATAGAAGATAATCCGAGTCTCGATTTCTTACCTGACGGTGAGTTGCTGCCTGCGAACCTGACATTCCTTCATCTTTCTAGCTGCAAGAAAATGCAGGCCGTGGTCAATCGCATACACACCTGCACCTTTCTTCAAGATTTGAGAATGGGGAAATGTCCATGTGCATCCTTTCCAGAAGAAGGTTTTCCCACCAACCTGACACGACTTTCGATCCATGATAGCAGTATCGCTCAGGGCTTGTTTGAGTGGGGGTTGCACAAGATTACCTCTCTCAAAATTCTTCGAATTTGCGATGGATCTTCGCACCTGGTGTCCTTTCCAGAGATGAAGCTGCCTACTTCTCTAACCCAGTTGGCCATCGATAACTTTCCGAATCTGAAATACTTGTCTTCCGAGGGCTTTCGAAACCTCACATCACTTAAACACCTGTGTATCTTAAATTGCGAAAAACTAGCATCCTTTCCAAAGAAGGGCCTAGGCCTACCTCCCTCACTCCGAAGACTTGGCATTGTTGATTGTAAAAGGTTCACGTCATTCTCAACGAAGTGTCTGCCGCTCTCACTCCTGGAACTTTATATCTTTGAATGTCCTCAGTTGGAAGAATGGTGCAAGAAAGATCGAGGACGGGAGGGGTCTACGACAGCCCACAtccctttcatttcatttgataGTTATACCGCGATATGGTAA